The sequence AACACAGACTAAAGAAGACCTCgatgaacgtgtgtgtgtgctaactCCTACCAGCTCCATGGTGGTCTCTGAGCtgttcaggctgctgctgaggttCAGGGTGTAGATTCCCTCCTCGGCTCCCAGGATCAGATGCTGGTCTGAGGGACAGGGAGAGGACAAACAGGCTGGTCAGAAGGACAAAACAGAAGTTGGAGCAGATAAATTTACTGCTTTACGTGATGACAACCTTTGGTCGCTGGGTTTTCCCAGGTGGTGGAGCAGTTTATTTTAAGAGGGCAGCCATGGAAGATCTTTTTAAAGTagacctggagagagagagagagagagagagagagagaaagagagagagagagagagagagagagagagaggaggacgtttaattattcattttgtcccctctgctgcagagacagtACTTCAAGCCACTACGTGAAGTCTCGTAAAGGACTGACTTTATTTATCTGCTTTgtctacaaaacaaacacctccAGTATGCCTACAAAACGCTTCCTGTTTCAGAGGTGAATGTCAGCGAGGTGATGATACTGTGGGTCTCATTAAACCACATGCTGACAAAGACAGCTTTGAATTTTACTTCATGATTAtgcgcttttattttgttacagaAGCTGCTGGACAACATGTGCACACGTTTGACCTCAACTTCACTGATCATAACAAATATGTGCTTATTTGGTTTGGTGCCAGCAACACGTTTCAAACCAGTCGGGACGGCAGCAGCAACATGCTGGGAAGGTTGTGTCTGCtcaggtacaggtacaggtacaggtacaggtacaggtacaggtacacAGCTGCATTCGTCACAGGTGATCATGACTGGGGCTTCTCTACATTTCTGATTTTAGTTCTTCTATTCCTCTTCTCACTTCATTTATTATGAATCAGTTGTAGGTAAGAAGGTATGATTAAAGTCTTACAAAAAAGTACAGAAACGTTTAACTTTACGTTTAATATTTACAAAGACTGAAATTACACAACAGCTTTGTCTGCTGGGGCTTTTTGAATTTGTGATGCTGGTTTCAGAAATACCAGTTCCTGCCTCATAATCTTAAACACGGATCCTCCTGCACTTAAATCATGAAAGACCTCCCAACAGCTCAGACACTCGGCTCTGAAGCTCAAATGAAGCGAGGAGAACGTGTGGCGGCGAAGCAGCAGAAACTCACAGGAGGTTTCTTCATGACGGGGCTGAAACACTCGGCGGGGTCCTGAGAATAAAAACGGAAACCTCACGATGAGTGTGTCGTCAGAGCTCGTGACGAAGAGAAGATGtggaaaaaggaaatggaaacGTGCAGTTCTTTTTCCTCCACCAGCTACAGCTCAAAATTAGCTTGTGTAAATCATAAACATCCTTCTGCTCGCTCATTCTAACAGCATTTTGGTGTCTTCTGGGCACATTTCTTCTTCATGACCTGTTGTAGGTTACATacactttttctgttcttgtgagctgccacgacaagtgaatttccccactgtgggatcaataaagctcatcttatcttatcttatcttatcttatcttatcttatcttatcttatctaataCAAGGCTCTCCTGGGCAGATAATAATAATCTCCTGTTCTACCTTTGATGGGGGTTGCCGTCTGCGAACGCCTTTAGGGGGAAGCTCAGGAGGAAGGAGGTCTGCAGGGTTGTTGTTCATCTGGATATTGTGGGACGCAGGgtctgaatcacacacacacgaacacacaaagAGGAACTGTGTAACATCATTCATTCACATAAAAGCGCACACGTGTTTTCTGATGTTCTGCAGTTGCAcaacctccagcagcagctaaGAGACGGTTTTAGACTGGTTATTAATGCCGAGGATGGAACTTCTCAGTGGAGGCTCACAGCTTCGCTTCATCAGTTGTGTATTAATGTTTGTTATTATTGGGAAAATATTGGAAACATTGCATGGAAGCGATAACATATTCAAGCTGACTACGTCTCTTCAGAACACTGCCAAGGTGAGGCAGCTCACCTGAGTGTCGTGAGGTTCGTGGTTGGGGCGTAGGCCGGACGTGCGTCCCACTGGAGGTCCTCATGAGGGGGGAGGGGGCGTACAGAGAGCTGTTCTTCCTCACCCGATCATCCTCCCACGCCATGCTTTCCTCCGAGCTGGTCCGCGCTTTGGGCTGCACGCACAGAAACAAACCGACGGGCTGAGTATCGTctgcttttatgttttaaacACCAGGAACTGCTTACTGCTCTCATCCAAAACAATttgagaggacagacaggcagaaatggTCTGATGTGCTCCGAGGTCGTTGGTAGGAACTGACAGCAGAAATCCGACTGCTACATTTACAGCTGAGGTCGGTGATTCTTATGTAAATACGATGTAAGAACAGTTTTAATAAGGCCTTGCCGTCACGGTGAGACAGAAATGGAGACGTTGCTGTTGTTTAATCACCtttggaggaagaggaggtgggatGTCGTCAGCTGGCAGGGTGAGGCTGTTGGCAGAGAGAGCGTTGGTTCAGTCTGCTGTGTCAAATGATGCAAATACTTATTAAAAAAGATGggagtttgtgtttatttggcTCACCTGGTGTCCTGCATCACAGGGCTGAGGGGgcaaaaaaagcagagagaaagagtcagCGCAGTCTGCTGAAACAACTGTGTTTAAACACTACGTCTCTGAGGCGGCTCCTGCTCTGAGCCTTAACAAGTTAcgaaataagaataagaattttaCACTCTGTGGCGTTTTGGTAAACATGGACAGAAACTGCGTCTTACATATCCACATCATCGTAGTCATCGTCCGAGTCCGTGTCCTGATCCCTGTTAAAGAGGTTAGATCCGTTAATAAGACATTTAGCAGATTTTAGTGTTTAATGTGATTCcatctgatgatgatgatcgcTGATCCGGTTACCTCAGTGGACTCTTGCTGCTGCCGGTTGAACCCATCGAAGCCGTTAACTGTAAAGAACACAAGAGATGAGCGATATTGGAGGGACTGGTTCCAGTCAAGGAGCACACGCTCCGTAAAGCGTAAAGAAAAGGAGGTGAGAGGGTGAAGTTAGACAGAACTCAGCAGTCACGCATCCCCATCCACAAtcctttgtttgttgtgttacaTTTAGATTTGTTGCTCATGATTAATATTGAGTGTGTGCTCAAAATGAGGCGAGGAACTGACAACTCCTGAGCACAAAGATCACCTCTGACGAGTCCTGTAGTTCTGGTTGACATGTACAGGACATAACATGTGAGGGGTTTTGGCAGACGAATCTCTTTTTATCTACAAAGATAAATACAACTTACAAATATGTAGTAAGCTTACCCTAACCTAAACCTAAACCTAAACCTGACTTTAAACCAAGTCTTCGTGCtaaattttaatcatttatattCCAGGGACATATGATTTGTCCCCATAAGGCAGGCAGGAGTCCACACAAAATGACTGCGTGTACAGATTAATGTCCCCTCAACGCGAGTGATACatgtctaaacacacacacacacacacacacatttcagtagACGTGAAGGTAAGACTGACActtaaacagcacaaaacagccCAAAGGACATGAATCTGCTATGAGCCACACGTGAGTAAGCACCCGCATGTTGCCAAAGTACACAGTTTGaacgcatgtgtgtgtgttgtgtgttgtgtgtactgCACGCTGTGTACGTCTGCGTGGATGAGCTCACCGTTGCATTTGGTGATTCTCTCCTCATAGGCCTGCGAGTGTAGATCTGCTCCGCTGAACAACCACCAGCACAAAGATTAAACACAACGTCGCAGTcgtttcacacagacacacttcagtcacagcaacagcagaataCACTTGGATTGTTTTCACCCAGTAAACACAGAGCAAAACGGGATGAAACAAACGTGTCAGCACAGCAGGATGAGTGAAATGATGCACGAATATTCAACACTCTAAATGAAGATGATTACTGTTCACGGAGGTgacttctttttcctttttttgctaACATGAATGggaacatttgaataaaaatggaatgaaaatgtGGATCTAAAAACAGGAATCAATTAGTGATACTTATGATTACACTTATGTAATGTTATGAAACCTCAGCTCTTCAAACTCCATCTGATGTTAATTAATCCAGCAAGGTTCATAACAATATGACTCaagtgaaagtgtgtgtccTTACAGTTTATGTCCGAGTTTGTCCTCTCTGCCCGGTTGTGTTTGTTGATGGACTGGATCCTCTTCAGAGGAACCCCCACCTTAAATCATGAACAGAACATATGATTAATCTAAGTCTGTAATCCCAAGtagaagaaggaagaaggacAGCAGATAATCAAATTAAACCCCACCAACAtttaaataatgcattaaaTAATCAATGAGGAGGGCGATAACATGCAAGGTTTCTGCTAAGTTTTATGATTAAAGTTGACTCGTGACTGACTTCCATCTCGTCGTCCTCTGTCACCATGCAGGCCTTCAGTTTCTCAGGGTTTCGATATTTCTCCAGCAGATCCAGGGTCAGGTCCTGGTTTAGACACCCCTGAGTCACAAACATGTGCTGCAGAGAGGGGACACAATAGAGGACAGCTCAGTCTCCAGTCCAAATGAAGACAAAGATTACAGGAGACTGAGGAAAGACTCAAACCAGACTGTAACTGGATGACAGTCAGTCAAGGCTGCTCTGGtcacctgttgttgttgtaagcCTGCAGTAACAACTTTTCagccacttgggggcagcagaaccaaccaactaactaactaaaacCACACttctcagaaaaatgaacacttgaacaaacataaGAACTCAGTAAAATGAGAGCAACCATCTTCAGGAAAATCTTATTTGACGTGCAGggggtttatgagctgtactgcagcctgccaccagggggccgTCCAGCTGTTCCAGCTTGTCCTCCGTGTGTATTTTATGAAGACCATCACCTTTTTAGATGAAGTTGTCAGCAAACATTTGCATCTTTATTTGGAGTTGATAGCTGCTGGCTGCTCCTTATGACAGCTTGCATACAAATCACTGCTGCCTCTCGATTTTCCAACTCTTGTGAGAACATATTAAGTCAGAATTAATGTGTATTTAACTGACAGCTTGTAGCAATCCATCAGACTTTCCACACTCATTAGAACAGACGCTGTGTACTGTAAACCTGAACATGTGTGAGCAGTACTGACCGAGAGCATCTTGGCGGCGCTCGGTCTCTTCTTCGGGTTCCTCACCAACATGGCCTTTACAAAGTTATAGAACACGGAGGACCTGCAGCCAGGAGACACGTCAGTAGTGTgttattcaaggattcaaggaactttattgtcataccagctcacattcgcatgtttatggtacgaaattaggactcaagtcccgggagcagtaagtgactataaaaatataaagataacaTACACACCAAAGTGGATACACACAGTgaataaactgcatttaaatcCTGTCTGTTAGTTCGTAACAACACAACTCTTACAAGCAGGTCCTTTTACTTCTTTTAAATATCTGATGTGTGTAACAGTACTTCACGAAATCATCTGTTCAGGTTTGGGAAGTCTGATTGCATCTGATCATATCTGCTTTTCTCATGTTGTCAGAACCGTCTGCTGGCCTGGTGAGATGATAGAAATATAAGACATGTGGTGTGTTGTCGGTCTTTATTCACCATTTCGACTTGTCCTTCAGTTTAGGAGGCTGGTAGCCGCTCTTGGACATGAGAAACAGGACCCTACAGGAAACAACAGAGTACACCACAGtgatcagagtgtgtgtgtgtgtgtgtgtgtgtgtgtgtgttcatgcgcATAAATGTCACATACTTGTATAACACATTTAGATTGTAGGCTGAACTGTAACCACAGGGTGTTTTGTGCTGCATTCAccaaggtcagtgtgtgtgtgtgtgtgtgtgtgtgtgtgtgtgtgtgtgtgtgtgaacatacaGACGGTTCACCGGACGTGTGGGCGGTGGAAACATTATTTCCATGTTTTCTATGGAATACAATAAGACCCCATCATGGGTGGTAAcgtgtgcattgtgtgtgtgtgtgtgtgtgtgtgtgtgtgtgtgtgtgtgtgttgcacatgtACTGGAGTGCACACACAGGTTGTGTGTTTACCTCAGTGGGTGGACATCAAACATCGGTGGCTGCAGCTCTGCCAGCTCTATGGCTGTGATGCCAACAGACCAGATGTCACAGAGTTCATTGTAGCCACCTTTAATCTCCACTGCTGCCACCTCTGGCGCCATCCTGAGGACAGGAGGGAAACAGCAACAAGGCACAGTTGATCAGTGTTTACATTACAACTTTCTGTCTGAGCTTCTAACGAGAAAAATAATCTAATTTCTCTGGCTGGGTCACATCACATTGTGGCCTTGTGAAAACTGATAGCAGGGGAAACTTTGAAGTCAAGCAGTTGTGctaataacaaaaaatattctggATCATCTGCAGTAAAACAGGTATTTAAGCTGTTTAAGCCCACATGACATCAATTTCCTCATGTTGACATATAGTTTAGTTCTTCATTTGACAGATACACCAAGAATTACAATGAAGCAGTCGTTGGCACTGAAATTCCTGACGTCAGACTCCTTCACATATGCTCATACATGAGTTATGAACAAAACAGATCACACAAAGAAAcgaaatgagatgaaaaaaggaatcaaagacatgaaaacatgaaacagtgcAGACGTTAAAGGTGCATCTTGTGAAATACCTAACTGTTCAGACTGAGACTGATCTCTAAGGTGCGACCTTACCAATATGGCGTCCCGATGAAGGACATGCGCCGAGCCAGGGTGGCGGTGATCTGAGCTGAGATGCCAAAGTCAGCTGCACAACAGCGAAAACGGTAAACATAATCAGTTTAATTGCCATTTTCTACCATTTATGTCAGAGATCCTCACGCTCCCACCAAACTGTACAGCAAGTCTTTGGTGCAAAACccaattttgaaataaaattaactTTGTGAATGAAACATATTGCAGCTGAGTATTAAGCTCCGACCACCACAAAGTAAAGGTCCATAAGGGGGTCCATTCACTCCTTAAACAGCATACAAATGAGACAGCAGAGATGTGTTAAATGAAGCGTCACTCTTTCAGCGGGTGACTCATTTTAACCCTTCAGCTCAGCGCAGAGCAGGCATCCACTTACCCAACTTGACTTCGCCCTGGTCATTGAGGAGGATGTTGGCACCCTGGAGGCAGACGACAAACATcatcacacaacacagacacgaccgcagagggaaaacacaaagagtCCTTTACCCACTCAGTGATCTTTAACTGAACCCACGCAGGAGGGAAATCTAAAATCTGTTAGCAGTCTGGCCCAAAGTTCAGTTGAAATCATTCATTGTTGTGGTGTGTTTCATAGCTTGTCTCAATTAGTCTGCTGCGTGACTTTCAGTCGGCTTCAAGGAAAATTATTTATATGATGTCTCAGGGTTTggaatttcttcagattttctTCAGGTAgctttaaaatttaaaggaGCATTACAAAAATAAGCTAATGAAGATGAATGGTGCGTCTGTCTCAGCTACTTCTGCCTAacttgggggcagccgtggcctagaggttggagaagcggcttgtgatgGTTGCTGTgtgaaggttgctggttcgattcccccaccggacaggcaggaaacatttgagtgtggtggagtgataatgtccccaccccccattagccgactgtgcccttgagcaaggcacttaaccgccaatatgctccccgggcgcttgatgcagcccactgcttctgtgtgtttcactgcatgttgcatgtgtgtgtgtttcaatcagtgatgggttaaatgcagagaagtaatttcccaacttgggattaataaagtaacttaaaaataaaataaaataacacttcACGTCACACAAACTACTGACTGTGGTGAAACTGGATTGTATTTTctggacaaaatgtttttctgctgttcatTCTGTTGTCCCTTGGCTGCTCTGCCTCGTCTCTCTGTGATTTACAGAGTTTCCTGAAAGCAACCTCTAGCTGCTGCTAACCATAGCTGCAGGTTAGTgctgttagcctgttagctctGCAGCTGTTTGCGCTCACGAGTGCGgtttagcacacacacaggattagGAGTGTTTTTTCAGGCCAGGGGCAGACCAGGCCGGACTgagaaccagaaccagaagtGGGCCAATGCAACAGAACGAAACTGCAGTGGAAAATTGTTTCAAAGACACAGGATAACAAAATAGATGACAGAACTACATACTGTGTTCAAACCCTGAACTTGAGCACACTGTTTGCTTTAGCTTGTAGCTGCACTTTCATCTACTGCAGTCCAATGTGCTTTactacaaataaatacaagacACGCAAAGACAGGAAGCAAAAAAATATGGAGTAAAAGTGCTGCATCACCGTCAGACATGCTCACCTTGATGTCTCTGTGGATTTTCTTCTGTGCATGCAGGTAGTCCAGGCCctggtttcacacacacacacacacacacacacacacagtgaatatCACAGAAGTGATGGTTGAGCTTTACTTTTCACCCACCAAAccatgcagagaaaacaaagaggagacagaggagagcaaAACCGATGGCAGAGGTGAAGACGTGAACGTCACTGTCAGCAGCTACGGCTGATTAATCCTCAGACCACAGTTAGTCATTAGTGAGTAATCAGTGTGACAAGTTTACCTGGAGCATCTCCCTGCAGATGTAGGCGATCTGTGGCTCAGACAGAGGACCAGTCACTGAGGAACACAGTTTGAACTTACGTAAGAATTCGTCTCAGCTCATCGCAGCAGTAACATCTGCTCTGTACATTATTTAACACATCAGCACTGAGGACTGAACGTTTTCTGAGTGGTGCAGCCACACATTCAGCCCCCTGTGGACACattgtgttcagtttttattgtcaggtcgtaaaaacagatttaagtGCCCCTTATTGCTCCATCATTAAGGTGCAGCTCTGAGCCTTGCTTCTGTggtttaaatgatttttaatgagtttttaatttaacatgTGATGCTTTCTCATTTGTACatcaatcacaaaaaaaatctgatagaCAGAACTTCTTTGCAATAGATGAATAAAAACTAAGAAGTCATAGAGGCGGTTTGCTCAGGGCTGGTttttcaaatacacacacacactggctcacCGTGGTAGATATCCTGCAGAGAGCCTCCTCCACAGAACTCCATACAGATCCACAGCTTATTAGccctgcagacagcaggagaggaaagcGCGGCGTTAACGAGAGCATCAGATTAACGAGGGAACGAGAACACATCAGGACCAGACGGCTCACCGGATGTAGCTGCCGTAATACGCCACGATGTTGGGATGTTTGCAGCTCTTCACGATGACGATTTCCTGCTGGATGATAGAAAAATCGTCCTCtgtggagcaggacagagagacgCCATCACGTCATCACGTGACACGTGAGCACAGGTGTAGTCAGAGGGGACCCGCGCGACATGCGGGCCTGGGATTCAGACTTTCAGCTGTAGTGGGTTGTGATGTTGTGCAGGATGTTTATCTGCTGTTTATCTGGTGACGTGTGCCTGcagatgtttgtctgtttagctgTCGGTGTGAGGCTGATGTTGCATGTAACCGGATGTTCTGTAGCGTCTGTGCGTAAATCATCTCATTTTGAGACGCACggattaatcattttgttttgaagggAAGTTTTTATTAGTGTGCAAACAGATGAACAGGAAGTCTAAATGAGGATTCAACCTGATACAACGTTTTTACTTACTGTGAGAATaagctgacacactgaatgAGTCAGTGGAGTCTTATTTTGGTAGTCAGAGTGCCTGACTTCCTCTGGTTATCTGTGTCTGCGATGGAAATGATGagtccctctttctccctctttcagtATGCGTGTGTCTCGATCTGCCCTTCAGCACTTGACTGCAGTGTCATGTTGTGTTCTAAGCCCCATCAGTGAGTCATGATGACTTTGGGGTCTGGTTATTGTGTTCTATAAAAGTCTGAGGATCTTAACCACCTGTTGGAAACATGCTTATTTACAGTAGTGGACGAAGTATTCAGAGTGAAAGTCCTGTGAGTGAGCATGCAAGTATTATTAGCTAAATATACTCAAAGTGTGAGAGAAGTACTCGTGTTCCGTGTGTTACGGTCGtgtctgatgtgttttgatATTCCATCGATGTGTATTTCACTGCTGTGGATGTTTCAGCTCGTCTGAACTGCTGCTTTCACCCACAGCAGTGTGGCAGATGGCTGTGAAAACGAGTGAAACGTGTAATATTTCCCTCTGTGATGGAgataaagtacaagtacctcaaatttgtacttaaagtaaagtaaaagtgcGTAGTCATGTTCCATGTCCCTGCCCGTCTCGGCCGTGAGGGACAATCCGTCCTCTGCAGCAGCACGTTTCAGCATCTTACATGTCAGAAATGTTCTGAGCAGGTGATTCATTTTGCAGCGCGCTGAAGTTCTCACCTGGCTCCATCTTGATGACCTTGATGGCTGCCAGCTCCCCGCTGTGCTTGTGGCgggcctgcacacacaaacgACAAAAGCGCGGTGAGTGTGT comes from Scatophagus argus isolate fScaArg1 chromosome 5, fScaArg1.pri, whole genome shotgun sequence and encodes:
- the LOC124059719 gene encoding mitogen-activated protein kinase kinase kinase kinase 5-like isoform X1; this translates as MDFQHRAALDISTRDPQDDFEILLRVGGGTYGEVYKARHKHSGELAAIKVIKMEPEDDFSIIQQEIVIVKSCKHPNIVAYYGSYIRANKLWICMEFCGGGSLQDIYHVTGPLSEPQIAYICREMLQGLDYLHAQKKIHRDIKGANILLNDQGEVKLADFGISAQITATLARRMSFIGTPYWMAPEVAAVEIKGGYNELCDIWSVGITAIELAELQPPMFDVHPLRVLFLMSKSGYQPPKLKDKSKWSSVFYNFVKAMLVRNPKKRPSAAKMLSHMFVTQGCLNQDLTLDLLEKYRNPEKLKACMVTEDDEMEVGVPLKRIQSINKHNRAERTNSDINSEQIYTRRPMRRESPNATLTASMGSTGSSKSPLRDQDTDSDDDYDDVDIPVMQDTSLTLPADDIPPPLPPKPKARTSSEESMAWEDDRVRKNSSLYAPSPLMRTSSGTHVRPTPQPRTSRHSDPASHNIQMNNNPADLLPPELPPKGVRRRQPPSKDPAECFSPVMKKPPVYFKKIFHGCPLKINCSTTWENPATKDQHLILGAEEGIYTLNLSSSLNSSETTMELLYPGKCTWVYSINNVLMSVSGKSLQLHSHLLKELYEQAQKDQRMVALPTHRLLPRKCAVTCKIPDTKGCKSCSVAGSVQRGCVFLCCGLESSVVLLQWYEPMHKFMLIKHFDFPLPNPVRVFEMVVVPQQEYPLVCIGVSRGSSPNLPVHIDYINLNSNTSWFTNSGLEKPCSDVVQVNQLDNTSLLVLIEKSVYIVGLDGELKSSRPPPHDTTFSHEVESIVYFEDTLLAVWRHGWQRKRYGFNEVLEETTDARKIYRLVQSDRMVVLETHQIEDQSGLSTLYVLEVAENYVMLP
- the LOC124059719 gene encoding mitogen-activated protein kinase kinase kinase kinase 5-like isoform X2, which encodes MDFQHRAALDISTRDPQDDFEILLRVGGGTYGEVYKARHKHSGELAAIKVIKMEPEDDFSIIQQEIVIVKSCKHPNIVAYYGSYIRANKLWICMEFCGGGSLQDIYHVTGPLSEPQIAYICREMLQGLDYLHAQKKIHRDIKGANILLNDQGEVKLADFGISAQITATLARRMSFIGTPYWMAPEVAAVEIKGGYNELCDIWSVGITAIELAELQPPMFDVHPLRVLFLMSKSGYQPPKLKDKSKWSSVFYNFVKAMLVRNPKKRPSAAKMLSHMFVTQGCLNQDLTLDLLEKYRNPEKLKACMVTEDDEMEVGVPLKRIQSINKHNRAERTNSDINSEQIYTRRPMRRESPNATLTASMGSTGSSKSPLRDQDTDSDDDYDDVDIPVMQDTSLTLPADDIPPPLPPKPKARTSSEESMAWEDDRVRKNSSLYAPSPLMRTSSGTHVRPTPQPRTSRHSDPASHNIQMNNNPADLLPPELPPKGVRRRQPPSKDPAECFSPVMKKPPVYFKKIFHGCPLKINCSTTWENPATKDQHLILGAEEGIYTLNLSSSLNSSETTMELLYPGKCTWVYSINNVLMSVSGKSLQLHSHLLKELYEQAQKDQRMVALPTHRLLPRKCAVTCKIPDTKGCKSCSVGSVQRGCVFLCCGLESSVVLLQWYEPMHKFMLIKHFDFPLPNPVRVFEMVVVPQQEYPLVCIGVSRGSSPNLPVHIDYINLNSNTSWFTNSGLEKPCSDVVQVNQLDNTSLLVLIEKSVYIVGLDGELKSSRPPPHDTTFSHEVESIVYFEDTLLAVWRHGWQRKRYGFNEVLEETTDARKIYRLVQSDRMVVLETHQIEDQSGLSTLYVLEVAENYVMLP
- the LOC124059719 gene encoding mitogen-activated protein kinase kinase kinase kinase 5-like isoform X3; the encoded protein is MEPEDDFSIIQQEIVIVKSCKHPNIVAYYGSYIRANKLWICMEFCGGGSLQDIYHVTGPLSEPQIAYICREMLQGLDYLHAQKKIHRDIKGANILLNDQGEVKLADFGISAQITATLARRMSFIGTPYWMAPEVAAVEIKGGYNELCDIWSVGITAIELAELQPPMFDVHPLRVLFLMSKSGYQPPKLKDKSKWSSVFYNFVKAMLVRNPKKRPSAAKMLSHMFVTQGCLNQDLTLDLLEKYRNPEKLKACMVTEDDEMEVGVPLKRIQSINKHNRAERTNSDINSEQIYTRRPMRRESPNATLTASMGSTGSSKSPLRDQDTDSDDDYDDVDIPVMQDTSLTLPADDIPPPLPPKPKARTSSEESMAWEDDRVRKNSSLYAPSPLMRTSSGTHVRPTPQPRTSRHSDPASHNIQMNNNPADLLPPELPPKGVRRRQPPSKDPAECFSPVMKKPPVYFKKIFHGCPLKINCSTTWENPATKDQHLILGAEEGIYTLNLSSSLNSSETTMELLYPGKCTWVYSINNVLMSVSGKSLQLHSHLLKELYEQAQKDQRMVALPTHRLLPRKCAVTCKIPDTKGCKSCSVAGSVQRGCVFLCCGLESSVVLLQWYEPMHKFMLIKHFDFPLPNPVRVFEMVVVPQQEYPLVCIGVSRGSSPNLPVHIDYINLNSNTSWFTNSGLEKPCSDVVQVNQLDNTSLLVLIEKSVYIVGLDGELKSSRPPPHDTTFSHEVESIVYFEDTLLAVWRHGWQRKRYGFNEVLEETTDARKIYRLVQSDRMVVLETHQIEDQSGLSTLYVLEVAENYVMLP